In the Alkaliphilus oremlandii OhILAs genome, one interval contains:
- a CDS encoding radical SAM protein, producing the protein MPLKGDERLVQETVLLGKDGNLTLPKSVLSKLGLSDSNNVKLIINGEYIEILPNIHSLSKVYIEPTTKCNLRCTTCIRNTWSETMGEMKIEVFNSLIEQLKKFKNLQTIMFGGFGEPTYHSEILYMIKKAKSIGVRVEMTTNGTLLSEKFIKGLFESQLDTLWVSFDGTDSEKFDEVRKGANFVSIMDRLQILKKISNLYDHEIELGIAFVAMKSNVKELGNLHKLIRKVEAKKVSISNVLPYDKEMQKEILYESVVSDDILFPSHMKTDIRIPRFDYNNTTKDSLHLLYRCNGNINPMGNRNNNYERSCKFIKERCTFIRWDGKVAPCMGLLHSYLTYSHDYERNIEAYTLGHISEAKLIDIWNSEEYSMFRDSVDKFNFSPCQTCGGCDNLKSNKEDCFGSRAPVCGACLWAHGVIQCP; encoded by the coding sequence GTGCCATTAAAGGGAGATGAAAGATTAGTTCAAGAAACTGTTTTATTAGGCAAGGATGGAAATTTAACATTACCAAAATCAGTTTTAAGCAAACTTGGATTGTCAGATTCTAATAATGTTAAACTGATAATCAACGGAGAGTATATAGAGATACTACCGAACATTCATAGCCTATCAAAAGTATACATTGAACCAACAACCAAGTGTAATCTTAGGTGCACCACATGTATTAGGAATACTTGGAGTGAAACCATGGGAGAAATGAAAATAGAAGTATTTAATAGTTTAATTGAGCAACTTAAAAAGTTTAAAAATCTACAGACTATTATGTTTGGTGGTTTTGGTGAGCCAACATATCATAGTGAAATACTTTATATGATAAAAAAAGCTAAGTCCATTGGTGTAAGAGTTGAAATGACAACTAATGGCACACTTTTAAGTGAAAAGTTCATTAAAGGACTATTTGAAAGCCAGCTGGATACTTTATGGGTTTCTTTTGATGGTACTGATTCTGAAAAATTTGATGAAGTAAGAAAAGGTGCAAATTTTGTTAGTATAATGGATCGATTACAGATACTAAAAAAAATCAGTAATTTATATGATCATGAAATTGAACTAGGGATTGCTTTTGTAGCAATGAAATCAAATGTAAAAGAACTGGGCAATCTTCATAAGCTTATTAGAAAAGTGGAAGCAAAGAAGGTATCAATCAGCAATGTACTGCCATATGATAAGGAAATGCAAAAAGAGATATTATATGAGAGTGTAGTTTCAGATGATATTTTATTTCCTTCACATATGAAAACTGACATACGTATTCCTAGATTTGATTATAACAATACAACTAAAGATTCCCTACATTTATTATATAGATGTAATGGAAATATAAATCCTATGGGTAACAGAAACAATAATTATGAAAGAAGCTGCAAATTTATAAAAGAGAGATGTACCTTTATAAGATGGGATGGTAAAGTGGCTCCTTGCATGGGATTACTTCATTCCTATCTAACATATTCACATGATTACGAGAGAAATATAGAAGCCTACACATTAGGACATATATCGGAAGCAAAACTAATAGATATTTGGAATTCTGAAGAATATTCTATGTTTAGAGATAGTGTAGATAAATTTAATTTCTCTCCCTGTCAAACCTGCGGAGGCTGCGATAACTTAAAATCTAATAAAGAGGATTGTTTTGGAAGTAGAGCTCCTGTGTGTGGAGCGTGTCTTTGGGCACATGGAGTAATACAGTGTCCGTAA
- the arsD gene encoding arsenite efflux transporter metallochaperone ArsD, translating into MKKMVIFEPAMCCSTGVCGPSVDKELLRVSTVLSNLKSNGVVVERHNLTSNPLIFVQNQEINSMLDKEGIEILPVVMVDGKVVKTKGYPNNEEICSLLNITEDYLKASNKNEDKGCCDPNSGCC; encoded by the coding sequence ATGAAAAAAATGGTTATATTTGAACCAGCTATGTGCTGTTCTACAGGAGTTTGTGGTCCATCTGTTGATAAGGAGCTTTTAAGAGTTTCTACTGTACTTAGTAATCTGAAAAGCAATGGAGTAGTAGTTGAAAGACATAATCTAACTAGTAATCCTTTGATATTCGTTCAAAACCAAGAAATAAATAGTATGTTAGATAAAGAAGGAATTGAAATTTTACCAGTTGTAATGGTTGATGGTAAAGTTGTAAAAACTAAAGGCTATCCAAATAATGAAGAGATTTGCTCTTTACTTAATATTACAGAAGATTACTTAAAAGCTTCAAATAAGAATGAAGATAAAGGATGCTGTGATCCGAATAGTGGTTGTTGCTAA
- the arsA gene encoding arsenical pump-driving ATPase, with amino-acid sequence MLLKNFDPAEINLTKYLFFTGKGGVGKTSTACAIAVALADKGKKIMLISTDPASNLQDVFNTELNNKGVPIKEVPNLVVANFEPEKAAAEYKESVIAPYRGKLPEAVLTNMEEQLSGSCTVEIAAFNEFSGFITDEKASKEYDHIIFDTAPTGHTLRMLQLPSAWTNFISENTHGASCLGQLSGLEDKKEIYKHAVENLADGGKTTLILVSRPEESALKEAERASIELQDIGVNNQLLVVNGVLKVHDDELSTSIYIKQKSALDNMPEGIKSIQAFEIPLRPYNVTGIENVRSFFNSDNIKHSTEVLNVDKIPNLNDVIEDLYKSDKKVIFTMGKGGVGKTTIAATVALELAKKGKKVHLTTTDPAAHLKFVLEEGYGITISNIDEKKELEKYKEEVLSKARETMSGDDLAYIEEDLRSPCTQEIAVFRAFAEIVERSENEVVVIDTAPTGHTLLLLDSTQSYHKEIQRSQGDTPESVKNLLPKLRDEKHTEVLIITLPEATPVYEAIRLKEDLERADIFVKWWVINSSFYATNTTNDILKVKAGNEVGWINKVNEVSKGNFAVIKWTHEEVKGENLSKLLK; translated from the coding sequence ATGTTACTTAAAAACTTTGATCCAGCGGAGATCAACTTAACAAAATACTTATTTTTTACAGGAAAAGGAGGAGTTGGCAAAACATCAACAGCTTGTGCTATTGCAGTAGCTTTAGCAGATAAAGGTAAAAAAATTATGCTTATAAGTACTGATCCAGCTTCAAACCTGCAGGATGTATTTAATACAGAATTAAACAACAAAGGTGTACCTATAAAAGAAGTACCGAATTTAGTAGTAGCGAACTTTGAACCAGAAAAGGCAGCAGCAGAATATAAGGAAAGTGTAATAGCTCCATACAGAGGAAAGCTTCCTGAAGCAGTACTTACAAATATGGAAGAACAACTTTCAGGATCTTGTACAGTTGAAATAGCAGCGTTTAATGAATTCTCAGGTTTCATAACTGATGAAAAGGCATCAAAGGAATACGATCACATTATATTCGATACTGCACCTACAGGTCATACATTAAGAATGCTTCAATTACCTTCAGCATGGACTAATTTTATTAGCGAAAACACCCATGGTGCATCCTGTTTAGGACAGTTATCAGGTCTTGAAGATAAAAAAGAAATTTACAAGCATGCAGTGGAAAACTTAGCTGATGGAGGAAAAACTACACTGATTTTAGTATCTCGTCCAGAAGAATCAGCACTAAAAGAAGCTGAAAGAGCTTCTATAGAGCTTCAAGATATAGGAGTAAACAATCAACTTTTAGTAGTAAATGGAGTACTTAAAGTACATGATGACGAACTTTCAACATCTATTTATATTAAACAAAAATCTGCATTAGACAATATGCCAGAAGGGATTAAATCAATTCAAGCTTTTGAAATTCCATTAAGACCTTATAATGTAACTGGAATAGAAAATGTTAGATCCTTTTTTAACAGTGATAATATTAAGCATAGTACTGAAGTCTTAAATGTGGATAAGATTCCTAATTTAAATGATGTAATTGAGGATTTATATAAATCTGATAAAAAAGTGATTTTTACCATGGGTAAAGGTGGCGTAGGTAAAACTACAATAGCAGCTACTGTTGCTCTAGAACTAGCAAAGAAAGGTAAGAAAGTACATCTAACAACAACGGACCCAGCGGCACACTTAAAATTTGTTTTAGAGGAAGGTTATGGTATTACTATAAGCAATATTGATGAGAAAAAAGAGCTAGAAAAATATAAAGAAGAAGTATTAAGTAAAGCAAGAGAGACAATGAGTGGTGATGATTTAGCCTATATAGAAGAGGACCTAAGATCACCATGTACTCAAGAAATAGCAGTGTTTAGAGCATTTGCAGAAATAGTGGAAAGGTCAGAAAATGAAGTTGTAGTAATTGATACAGCACCTACAGGACATACACTATTATTGCTAGATTCAACTCAAAGTTATCACAAGGAAATTCAAAGATCCCAAGGAGATACACCAGAATCTGTTAAGAACTTACTGCCAAAACTAAGAGATGAGAAGCACACTGAAGTTTTAATTATAACGCTGCCTGAGGCCACTCCAGTTTACGAAGCAATAAGACTGAAAGAAGATTTAGAGAGAGCCGATATTTTTGTTAAATGGTGGGTTATTAACTCAAGCTTTTATGCTACTAATACAACAAATGATATTTTAAAAGTAAAAGCAGGTAATGAGGTTGGGTGGATCAATAAAGTAAATGAAGTATCCAAAGGAAACTTTGCAGTTATTAAGTGGACTCACGAAGAAGTAAAAGGTGAAAACCTAAGTAAACTTTTAAAATAG
- a CDS encoding ArsR/SmtB family transcription factor → MYTSEKVILIEDKIEIFKALSDKNRLLILDMISCGELCACDIMDVLNLTQPTISHHMKVLQKCELVDARKEGKWVFYSINMERVDELQGFIKQLTSTKENCICKGHINDCSKVDCHLSER, encoded by the coding sequence ATGTATACAAGTGAGAAGGTGATTTTAATAGAAGATAAAATTGAGATATTCAAAGCCCTAAGCGATAAAAATAGACTTTTAATTTTAGATATGATCTCATGTGGTGAGCTTTGCGCTTGTGATATTATGGATGTTTTAAATTTGACCCAACCAACGATTTCCCATCATATGAAAGTACTTCAAAAGTGTGAGCTTGTTGATGCAAGAAAAGAAGGGAAATGGGTGTTTTATTCAATTAATATGGAAAGGGTAGATGAACTACAAGGATTTATTAAACAATTAACATCTACGAAAGAGAACTGTATCTGCAAAGGACATATTAATGATTGTTCTAAAGTTGATTGTCATTTAAGTGAGAGGTAA
- a CDS encoding arsenate reductase ArsC, with amino-acid sequence MKKKVAFVCVHNSCRSQMAEAWAKKLGSHVLEVYSAGTENYHEVKPGAVQVMEEAGLDMSEHYPKLLTDIPEEVDILITMGCNVACPFVPCSHTEDWGLEDPSGGPIEGFRNTRNLIKAKVEDLIKRVENGEL; translated from the coding sequence ATGAAGAAAAAAGTAGCATTTGTGTGTGTTCATAATTCATGTAGATCTCAAATGGCAGAAGCATGGGCAAAAAAACTGGGAAGTCATGTACTTGAAGTATATTCAGCAGGAACAGAGAATTACCATGAAGTAAAGCCTGGAGCGGTTCAGGTAATGGAGGAAGCGGGACTTGATATGAGTGAGCATTATCCAAAGCTTCTAACGGATATACCAGAAGAAGTAGATATTCTAATTACTATGGGTTGTAACGTAGCTTGCCCTTTTGTACCATGCAGCCATACTGAAGACTGGGGACTTGAAGACCCATCAGGTGGACCAATTGAAGGATTTAGAAATACCAGGAATTTAATTAAGGCTAAAGTAGAAGATCTTATTAAAAGAGTAGAAAATGGAGAACTATAG
- the arsB gene encoding ACR3 family arsenite efflux transporter yields the protein MSNENVEQKGSGLGSFQRYLTVWVAACIVIGVAVGRFLPVIPETLSQWEYAQVSIPTAILIWLMIYPMMLKIDFSSIVEALKMPKGLIVTCATNWLIKPFTMFFFAWLFLKVIFANFIPDALATEYLAGAVLLGAAPCTAMVFVWSHLTKGNPAYTLVQVAVNDLIILVAFTPIVAFLLGVGDVSVPLDTLILSTILFVVIPLLAGYLSRKYVIKNRGMDYFENVFLKKFDNITTIGLLLTLIMLFSFQGDVIMNNPFHIVLIAVPLTIQTFFIFFFAYGWAKAWKLPHNVAAPAGMIGASNFFELSVAVAISLFGLQSGAALATVVGVLVEVPTMLALVKIANNTRHWFPEVSKGN from the coding sequence ATGAGTAATGAAAATGTTGAACAAAAAGGAAGTGGATTAGGTTCTTTTCAAAGATACTTAACTGTTTGGGTAGCTGCTTGTATTGTAATTGGAGTAGCAGTAGGTCGGTTTTTACCAGTTATTCCTGAAACATTAAGTCAATGGGAATATGCACAAGTATCTATTCCTACAGCAATTTTAATTTGGTTAATGATATATCCAATGATGTTAAAAATTGATTTTTCAAGTATAGTGGAAGCTTTAAAAATGCCAAAAGGATTAATTGTTACATGCGCTACAAACTGGCTAATTAAACCATTTACAATGTTTTTCTTTGCTTGGTTGTTTTTAAAAGTTATATTTGCTAATTTTATTCCAGATGCCTTAGCAACAGAGTATCTTGCAGGCGCCGTATTATTAGGGGCTGCTCCTTGTACAGCTATGGTATTTGTTTGGAGTCATTTAACTAAAGGAAATCCAGCTTATACACTAGTTCAGGTAGCAGTTAATGACCTAATAATATTAGTAGCTTTTACGCCGATTGTAGCATTCTTACTAGGTGTTGGAGATGTTTCAGTTCCACTAGATACATTGATATTATCAACGATATTATTCGTAGTTATTCCTTTATTAGCTGGATATTTATCAAGGAAATATGTTATTAAAAATAGAGGAATGGATTATTTTGAAAATGTTTTTCTAAAAAAATTCGACAATATTACTACTATTGGACTACTTTTAACATTAATTATGCTATTCTCATTCCAAGGTGATGTTATTATGAACAATCCGTTCCATATTGTTTTAATTGCAGTTCCATTAACTATTCAGACATTTTTTATCTTTTTCTTTGCTTATGGCTGGGCAAAGGCTTGGAAACTTCCTCATAATGTAGCTGCACCAGCTGGAATGATCGGTGCAAGTAACTTCTTTGAGCTTTCAGTTGCAGTAGCAATATCATTATTTGGATTACAATCAGGAGCAGCATTAGCAACAGTAGTTGGAGTATTAGTCGAAGTACCAACAATGCTTGCCTTAGTTAAAATTGCAAATAATACAAGGCATTGGTTTCCTGAAGTAAGTAAGGGAAATTAA
- a CDS encoding rhodanese-like domain-containing protein: protein MSHSDVRNEFQKNPVALSPREAYAHIQDGAVIIDIRPEYETNYRVFGVHTVYLLSYSTYKEKFHEIPKEKRLIIADSVGLKSPEISKFFHDQGYPQVAYLAGGVVAWDKDGLPLIKDLRYELNGGCACMLRPKKVD, encoded by the coding sequence ATGAGTCATTCTGATGTTAGAAATGAATTTCAGAAAAACCCAGTCGCCCTTTCTCCAAGAGAAGCATATGCTCACATTCAAGATGGGGCAGTAATTATTGATATACGGCCAGAATATGAAACTAATTACCGTGTTTTTGGTGTTCATACTGTATATTTGCTTTCATATAGTACCTACAAAGAAAAATTTCATGAAATTCCTAAGGAAAAACGATTGATTATCGCCGACAGTGTAGGCCTAAAAAGCCCTGAAATATCAAAATTTTTCCATGATCAGGGATATCCTCAAGTAGCATACTTGGCTGGTGGAGTAGTAGCATGGGATAAAGATGGGCTTCCATTAATAAAAGATTTAAGATATGAACTTAACGGTGGATGCGCTTGCATGCTTAGGCCTAAAAAAGTTGACTAG
- a CDS encoding PstS family phosphate ABC transporter substrate-binding protein: MKLFKNKFTSLSIILVIAMLILAGCGSKSPDKSGQALKGNEGKLSGEIRIDGSSTVFPITEAIAEEFRAVNSDVRVPVGVSGTGGGFKKFIAKETDVNDASRPIKDQEAKDAKANGVEYTELKVAFDGLSVLVNPQNTWVDNLTVDELKKIWAPDSNIKMWSDVRPEWPAEQIKFYAPGTDSGTFDYFTEEINGESGAIRPDFTGSEDDNILVQGIAGDKNALGFFGYAYYEENKDKVKTVPIDNGDGPVEPTYDTIKSGAYAPLSRPIFIYVNNDSLARLEVKEFITFYLETAKDIVREVGYIALPDEEYEAELESIK; encoded by the coding sequence ATGAAATTATTTAAAAACAAATTTACAAGCCTATCTATCATTTTAGTAATAGCAATGCTTATTTTAGCAGGTTGTGGGAGCAAATCGCCAGATAAATCAGGACAAGCACTTAAAGGTAATGAAGGAAAATTATCCGGAGAAATTAGAATTGATGGTTCATCTACTGTATTTCCAATAACAGAAGCTATTGCAGAAGAATTTAGAGCCGTAAACTCAGATGTACGAGTTCCAGTAGGTGTTTCTGGTACAGGTGGGGGATTCAAAAAGTTTATTGCTAAAGAGACAGATGTAAATGATGCTTCTAGGCCTATAAAAGATCAAGAAGCTAAGGATGCCAAGGCAAACGGTGTGGAATACACGGAGCTAAAGGTTGCATTTGATGGATTATCCGTATTGGTAAATCCACAAAATACTTGGGTAGATAACTTGACTGTAGATGAATTGAAGAAAATTTGGGCGCCAGATAGTAATATAAAAATGTGGAGTGATGTTAGACCAGAGTGGCCAGCAGAACAAATTAAGTTCTATGCTCCAGGAACAGATTCTGGTACATTTGATTATTTTACAGAAGAAATAAATGGTGAAAGTGGTGCTATTAGACCAGATTTTACAGGAAGCGAAGATGATAACATTTTGGTACAAGGGATTGCAGGAGATAAAAATGCATTAGGATTCTTTGGGTATGCTTACTATGAAGAGAACAAAGATAAGGTAAAAACTGTTCCTATCGATAATGGAGATGGACCTGTCGAACCAACGTATGACACTATTAAAAGTGGAGCATATGCACCACTATCAAGACCAATATTTATTTACGTAAATAATGATTCTTTAGCTAGACTAGAAGTGAAAGAATTTATAACTTTCTATTTAGAAACAGCAAAAGATATTGTTAGGGAGGTAGGCTATATAGCACTACCAGATGAAGAGTACGAAGCTGAATTAGAAAGTATTAAATAA
- the pstC gene encoding phosphate ABC transporter permease subunit PstC, translated as MESRKEKKNKIKNGEFIIEKILLICAMISILTTVAIVFTLFGETFSFFKEVSIVEFFTSTKWTPTLQPRNFGILPLLIGTMMIAVGSSIIALPLGLGSAIYLSEYAPKKVRKVIKPVLEILAGIPSIVYGFFALNFITPILQRILPETQVFNAASASIAVGIMIIPMVASLSEDAMMAVPDSIRQGAYALASTKFEVATRVIVPAALSSIGSAFVLAISRAIGETMIVAIAAGQSPVLTLNPLNSIQTMTGFMVNISLGDIQHGTVEYKTLFAVGALLFLITLMLNILARRIVNKYREEY; from the coding sequence ATGGAAAGCAGAAAAGAAAAAAAGAATAAAATTAAAAACGGAGAGTTTATTATTGAAAAAATATTATTAATTTGCGCTATGATATCTATTTTGACTACAGTAGCAATTGTATTTACATTATTTGGAGAAACTTTTAGCTTTTTTAAAGAAGTATCTATAGTAGAATTCTTTACTAGTACTAAATGGACGCCTACTTTACAGCCGAGAAACTTCGGTATCTTACCTTTATTAATAGGTACAATGATGATTGCGGTTGGATCTAGTATTATCGCTCTTCCTCTAGGATTAGGTAGTGCAATTTATCTTAGTGAGTATGCACCAAAGAAGGTGCGCAAGGTTATTAAACCTGTACTAGAAATATTAGCTGGAATTCCATCCATTGTATATGGCTTTTTTGCATTGAATTTTATAACTCCAATTTTACAGAGAATCTTGCCGGAGACTCAGGTTTTTAATGCAGCAAGTGCTAGTATCGCAGTAGGAATCATGATTATACCTATGGTGGCATCCCTAAGTGAGGATGCAATGATGGCTGTTCCTGATTCTATAAGGCAAGGGGCATACGCTCTTGCTTCTACTAAATTTGAAGTAGCTACGAGGGTAATTGTGCCAGCTGCATTATCGAGTATTGGATCCGCATTCGTACTAGCAATATCTCGTGCTATTGGGGAAACCATGATTGTAGCTATTGCTGCAGGCCAAAGTCCTGTATTAACACTGAATCCTTTAAACAGCATACAAACAATGACAGGATTTATGGTAAATATAAGCTTAGGAGATATTCAACATGGAACTGTAGAATATAAGACCTTATTTGCTGTAGGTGCATTACTTTTTCTAATTACATTGATGTTGAATATTTTAGCTAGAAGAATTGTGAATAAATACAGGGAGGAATATTAA
- the pstA gene encoding phosphate ABC transporter permease PstA, whose protein sequence is MDIGMQNQIKKNKTSKNTRIRKFKNSLFHGLLLLSIGFGIVALFLLIFQVLRTGLEWINWDFITSMPSRFPQKAGIFSALVGSIWTIGLTALFSLPIGVGTAIYLEEYADKRTWHNKVLQLNISNLAGVPSIVYGILGLTVFVRFFNFERSILSGALTLTLLILPVIIVSAQEAIKSVPNSLREGSLALGVTKWQTVTGVVLPYALPGILTGSILAISRAMGEAAPLIMVGAAGYVAFLPRGPMDSFTVLPIQIFNWTSRPQAEFQNIASAGIIVLMFLLLSANAVAIILRNKYQNRMH, encoded by the coding sequence ATGGATATAGGTATGCAAAATCAAATTAAAAAGAATAAAACATCTAAAAATACCAGAATTAGAAAATTTAAAAATTCATTATTCCATGGATTACTCTTGTTATCAATAGGATTCGGGATAGTAGCATTATTCCTTTTAATATTTCAAGTCTTAAGAACTGGACTTGAGTGGATAAACTGGGACTTTATCACAAGTATGCCTTCGAGATTTCCCCAAAAAGCAGGAATATTCTCAGCTTTGGTAGGTAGTATTTGGACAATAGGACTTACAGCGTTATTTTCACTTCCCATAGGTGTAGGAACCGCTATATATTTGGAAGAATACGCAGATAAAAGAACATGGCACAATAAGGTGTTACAACTAAATATATCAAATCTAGCAGGGGTTCCTTCTATTGTATATGGTATTTTAGGGCTAACTGTATTTGTGAGATTCTTTAATTTTGAGAGAAGTATTTTGTCAGGTGCACTGACTTTAACATTGTTAATTTTGCCTGTTATTATTGTATCGGCACAAGAAGCAATAAAAAGTGTTCCTAATTCTTTAAGAGAGGGATCTTTGGCCTTAGGAGTAACTAAGTGGCAGACGGTTACAGGTGTTGTATTGCCATATGCACTTCCTGGTATCTTAACGGGATCAATATTGGCTATCTCTAGGGCTATGGGTGAAGCTGCACCACTTATTATGGTAGGTGCAGCAGGTTATGTGGCTTTTCTGCCAAGAGGGCCAATGGATTCCTTTACAGTATTGCCAATACAAATATTTAACTGGACATCTAGACCTCAAGCAGAATTCCAAAATATTGCATCAGCAGGAATTATTGTTTTAATGTTTTTATTACTTTCAGCAAATGCAGTAGCCATTATTTTAAGAAATAAATATCAAAATAGGATGCATTAA
- the pstB gene encoding phosphate ABC transporter ATP-binding protein PstB — MKLKMKVENLNFYYGNFKALDTINLDIEEKKITALIGPSGCGKSTFIRTLNRMNDLIEDTRVEGRILLEGKDIIKDETDVVELRKRVGMVFQKPNPFPKSIYENIVYGPRRHGIKNKKELDKIVEKSLTRAALWDEVKDKLQQSALALSGGQQQRLCIARCLAMEPEIILMDEPTSALDPIATLKIEELLEELRKEYTIIIVTHSMQQAGRISDNTAFFLSGEVVEFGETKKIFTKPRNQRTEDYITGRFG, encoded by the coding sequence ATGAAACTGAAGATGAAGGTAGAAAATCTTAATTTTTATTATGGAAACTTTAAAGCTTTAGATACAATCAATTTAGATATAGAAGAAAAAAAGATTACGGCACTAATTGGTCCTTCCGGTTGTGGAAAATCTACTTTTATTAGAACATTAAACAGAATGAATGATTTAATAGAAGATACTAGAGTAGAAGGAAGAATACTTCTGGAAGGAAAAGATATTATAAAGGACGAAACTGATGTAGTTGAATTGAGGAAGCGAGTAGGGATGGTATTTCAAAAGCCTAATCCTTTTCCAAAGTCAATTTATGAAAATATAGTATATGGACCGAGAAGACATGGGATAAAAAATAAAAAAGAGTTGGATAAAATTGTAGAGAAAAGTTTAACTAGAGCAGCATTATGGGATGAAGTAAAAGATAAACTTCAACAGTCAGCATTAGCTCTATCAGGGGGGCAACAGCAAAGGCTTTGTATTGCAAGATGTTTAGCCATGGAGCCAGAGATAATATTAATGGATGAACCGACATCAGCTTTAGATCCAATTGCAACATTAAAAATTGAGGAACTTTTAGAGGAACTGAGAAAAGAATATACTATTATCATAGTTACTCACTCCATGCAACAGGCAGGAAGAATTTCTGATAACACAGCATTTTTTCTAAGTGGAGAAGTAGTAGAATTTGGAGAAACAAAAAAAATATTTACAAAACCTAGAAATCAGAGAACAGAAGATTATATTACAGGTAGATTCGGTTAA
- the phoU gene encoding phosphate signaling complex protein PhoU translates to MRTHFAKDIRLLKEMFIEMGKQSQQVIKLSVESLKEQNIEKANLAIKLDDKVDELDFEIENKCLLLIALQQPIAKDLRSVGTLLKIITDMERIGDYGVNIAKVTLDIQNEKLIKPLIDIPRMTEIIERMLDKSMESFMNEDIELARNVAEMDDEVDMIYTNINDELMDIIAQNPTTLKQATCLLLVARYLERIADHITNICERIIYMVTGERVEIN, encoded by the coding sequence ATGAGAACGCATTTTGCTAAAGATATAAGACTACTGAAAGAAATGTTTATTGAAATGGGGAAACAATCACAGCAAGTAATTAAATTATCTGTTGAATCATTGAAAGAGCAGAATATTGAAAAAGCCAATTTAGCAATTAAGCTAGATGATAAAGTGGATGAACTAGACTTTGAAATAGAAAACAAGTGTTTACTATTAATTGCCTTACAACAACCTATTGCTAAGGATTTAAGAAGTGTGGGAACGCTGTTGAAGATAATAACAGATATGGAGAGAATAGGAGATTATGGTGTAAATATTGCTAAAGTAACATTAGACATACAAAACGAAAAATTAATTAAACCTTTAATTGATATCCCAAGAATGACCGAGATTATAGAGAGAATGCTAGATAAAAGTATGGAAAGCTTTATGAATGAAGATATTGAATTAGCTAGAAATGTAGCTGAAATGGATGATGAAGTTGATATGATTTATACAAATATTAATGATGAGCTTATGGATATTATAGCTCAGAATCCAACAACATTAAAACAAGCCACGTGTCTATTATTGGTGGCTCGATACCTTGAAAGAATTGCTGATCATATCACAAATATCTGTGAGAGAATAATATATATGGTAACAGGGGAGAGAGTTGAAATTAATTAA
- a CDS encoding ArsR/SmtB family transcription factor, translating into MTGQLKNEDIMRLKLLSKFFKGFADYNRLCIFESLMDSEKTVSEIIEYTGFSQSKISNHLKCLRESDLVDARQDGKYTYYCIKDDKIRTILSIANDSVKDVSEEKYNCMRY; encoded by the coding sequence ATGACTGGACAATTAAAAAATGAAGATATTATGAGATTAAAATTGCTTAGTAAATTTTTTAAAGGGTTTGCTGATTACAATAGACTTTGTATATTTGAAAGTCTTATGGATAGTGAAAAGACTGTATCTGAAATTATTGAGTATACAGGTTTTAGTCAGTCAAAAATATCGAATCATCTAAAATGTTTGAGAGAGAGTGATCTTGTAGATGCAAGACAAGATGGTAAGTACACCTATTATTGCATTAAAGATGATAAGATTAGGACTATTTTATCTATAGCAAATGATTCAGTTAAGGACGTGTCAGAAGAAAAATACAATTGTATGAGATACTAG